In Leishmania major strain Friedlin complete genome, chromosome 26, a genomic segment contains:
- a CDS encoding putative peroxisomal membrane protein 4, giving the protein MSIAAPKAAPRCHTVPTFSGPHGAVLERINHMIASGDFDVFFTALKGFRNGLVYGTRVRAPHALVLNLVWSKSPYSSMPAKIFNVTKTHALGLGYSSVTFAVVRGLLRKLQGTTHAWHNALAGFLIGALFWGDPSNGVHIQMMMYMLARIVCALYHLLTSKCAASIPPVTYRLYMGCLWCLSIMFFMYSPDKLQSSMAQSLQYIFKDSGKFSSWYDLVVVNSVQTP; this is encoded by the coding sequence ATGTCCATTGCTGCTCCTAAAGCCGCGCCGAGGTGCCACACTGTGCCGACCTTCTCCGGCCCCCACGGCGCCGTCTTGGAGCGCATCAACCACATGATCGCCTCCGGCGACTTCGACGTCTTCTTCACCGCACTCAAGGGGTTTCGCAACGGTCTCGTTTACGGCACGCGTGTCCGTGCCCCACACGCCCTCGTGCTGAACCTGGTCTGGAGCAAGTCGCCGTACAGCTCGATGCCCGCCAAGATCTTCAATGTCACAAAGACACACGCGTTGGGCCTCGGATACAGCTCGGTTACCTTCGCCGTTGTACGCGGCCTCCTGCGTAAACTGCAAGGCACGACGCACGCATGGCACAACGCCTTGGCAGGGTTCTTGATCGGCGCTCTGTTCTGGGGTGACCCGAGCAACGGTGTCCACATCCAGATGATGATGTACATGCTGGCTCGAATCGTGTGCGCTCTCTACCACCTGCTTACCTCCAAGTGCGCCGCGTCTATTCCGCCGGTGACGTACCGGCTGTACATGGGCTGCTTGTGGTGCCTGTCCATCATGTTCTTCATGTACTCGCCAGACAAACTGCAGTCATCCATGGCGCAGTCCCTGCAGTACATCTTCAAAGACAGCGGAAAGTTTAGCAGCTGGTACGACCTCGTTGTGGTGAACTCCGTTCAGACCCCGTAG
- a CDS encoding putative metallopeptidase has translation MNVADMPNTSAKLRESREPLSEVRISDQVVQSCLRHAFTTEEEEVMGLLLGRIEVQPFTELHIDGSRDAGFPASPADGAVNGVRSRGSGTAVSIAGAAPVPLSASAAKREKVAYIWGTHVGERNVQRSDRVEMSAESVASATEAADRMTTDTGVRTYVVGWYHSHPRIPAVPSPVDLCTQGRFQQYMESGWVGLIASVFNTEANITCGHCALHCFQAGLGNEHVEVPMRIVPQSALFASLDPIGALPDTTPRLLQVLQQEVRDAVAATVRESAHDAATSRAARGLAEVQLFQIDRLVAEPTRKELVHCSLPLLRAEVARLEAALAATAGAAPQPQH, from the coding sequence ATGAACGTCGCCGACATGCCCAACACGTCCGCCAAGCTCCGCGAGAGTAGGGAGCCGCTGTCGGAGGTGCGGATCAGCGACCAGGTGGTCCAGAGCTGTCTGCGGCACGCCTTcacgacagaggaggaggaggtcatggggctgctgctgggccgcaTTGAGGTACAGCCCTTCACAGAGCTGCACATagacggcagccgcgacgccgGCTTCCCCGCGAGTCCGGCGGATGGCGCCGTCAATGGCGTCCGcagccgtggcagcggcaccgccgtcagCATCGCTGGCGCCGCACCTGTGCCACTttccgcctcggcggccaAGCGTGAAAAGGTGGCCTACATTTGGGGCACGCACGTCGGGGAGCGTAatgtgcagcgcagcgatCGAGTGGAGATGTCGGCCGAGTCCGTCGCGTCAGCTACCGAAGCGGCAGATCGCATGACGACTGACACAGGAGTGCGCACCTACGTGGTGGGATGGTATCACAGCCATCCGAGGATTCCAGCTGTGCCGTCGCCTGTGGACCTATGCACGCAGGGGAGGTTTCAACAGTACATGGAGAGCGGCTGGGTCGGCCTCATCGCGAGCGTCTTCAACACAGAGGCGAACATCACTTGCGGTCACTGCGCCCTTCACTGCTTCCAGGCGGGGCTGGGCAACGAGCATGTGGAGGTGCCCATGCGTATCGTTCCCCAGTCTGCGCTGTTTGCCTCCCTTGACCCTATCGGTGCGCTGCCGGACACCACACCAAGGCTGCTGCAGGTCTTGCAGCAGGAGGTGCGCGACGCGGTCGCCGCAACAGTGCGGGAAAGCGCGCACGACGCGGCCACCTCGCGAGCGGCGCGAGGGCTGGCGGAAGTGCAGCTGTTTCAGATCGACCGCCTTGTTGCAGAGCCGACACGCAAGGAGCTGGTGCACTGCTCGCTGCCCCTCTtgcgcgccgaggtggcgcgccTGGAGGCGGCGTTGGCCGCGACCGCAggagccgcgccacagccTCAGCATTGA
- a CDS encoding putative protein kinase — MVALKTPTSSSVHPVKASVSARPSSQIAAADQIAVELLQALCYAEVQEAQEWLAGAGNAKQAWAVSRSVALVRPTEAVAADPRMSEGGGAAAALLEAAPVSLDAAAHLRFSQFFRASLMEEDSDDAVMSDGGHGAVHGGAGKDTSTREAVEMTRTGDVRRSTGLTRSWGEAAPRSCQYGGAFPSPWPYVASEFDGPGADVGVEKGDDDDLTDSPITGVPPSSPHLHRTSVDADGEAAAPLPDPLIFPSPSAPGTSAKCTLVWRASPLLVERDSSTPPRRSLSPAATARRWSLSFFDIGRRIGHGHSGKTFLAREKHSKVVVALKVFNDDYAQRHEGGTNTVERAMRLQAAARRHCPHIVRLYAFFTDARRCYAALEYADAGDLASHLLRQPHQRLPEAQAQVIAYHVALALRHLHEQRVVHRAVTMRNVLLRRSEAGTTAKLGDFASAVQLADGRARWLGELGSSDDGGRSLEYAAPEVICGRGWSCKSDMWALGILVFEMICGHHPFDHVSAAAMKRLICSGAACRSPHALSHTGMSFVRSLLCVDEAARSSAATALAHPFLSVKAAATTPAVASAMQDTAASGSTKPARSAAQAVPASVAVAEESRMDAVALPVSRDLSSTFSLAAVLANTEANCGSDGGHSRGTAAMKAGTNTAISCADAALVSPAPRDNIPYAWRGGNPSVNSLAATSTSPTVTPFSTARRVTGATRHAHGAAWHTADAVAPAASLSSTSSPGPLMSFAPLTHPWQGTALPPSATLSASSLFGALSNEEADTSSGRRPSDTRLRSPGNASHLSPTTTLSDMSASVLSTTRTPTTLASGAAQPTGGAFTDSAAAESVLSASFKSCNTHNPIYLFSQQHHARHGQQHEQQETPATYGAVSTARSGERRRSEDTRGDCSVTVSSLTPRPSCSARTEWATEDAEVSLSSLTVSSTSSSFMCAAVPQASFHTRAADAPLRQMTGRVASSMAASGALQAQRLPLTGRLASSTITLTSVRGASGAPKAAVTSSRSRRPRSGTNRLNKRPECSLRLAFETLSDEDSW, encoded by the coding sequence ATGGTGGCCCTAAAGACGCCCACATCTTCTTCTGTCCACCCTGTGAAGGCGTCAGTGTCTGCGAGACCGTCCTCGCAGATCGCAGCGGCAGATCAGATCGCTGTGGAGCTGCTTCAAGCCCTCTGCTACGCGGAGGTGCAAGAGGCGCAGGAGTGGCTTGCTGGGGCCGGAAACGCCAAGCAGGCGTGGGCCGTCTCACGGTCTGTCGCTCTCGTGCGGCCGACAGAGGCCGTTGCCGCCGATCCGCGCATgagcgaaggcggcggtgcagcagctgcgctgtTGGAAGCGGCGCCGGTTTCGCTGGACGCGGCGGCCCATCTGCGGTTTTCTCAGTTTTTCCGTGCGTCACTgatggaggaggacagcgatGACGCCGTCATGAGCGATGGCGGGCACGGCGCCGTCCACGGAGGGGCTGGGAAAGACACGAGCACGAGGGAGGCAGTCGAGATGACGCGGACGGGCGAcgtgaggcgcagcaccggccTCACGCGTTCGTGGGGTGAGGCTGCGCCGCGCAGTTGCCAATACGGTGGCGCGTTCCCGTCACCTTGGCCGTACGTTGCCAGCGAATTCGATGGGCCGGGTGCTGACGTGGGGGTGGAGAAGGGGGATGACGACGACCTCACCGACTCTCCCATCACGGgcgtgccgccgtcgagTCCGCACCTGCACCGCACCAGCGTTGATGCTGATGGtgaggctgctgctcctctgcctGATCCGCTCATTTTTCCTTCGCCATCCGCTCCGGGGACCAGCGCCAAGTGCACACTGGTCTGGCGCGCCTCGCCACTGCTTGTGGAGAGAGACTCCAGcaccccgccgcggcgctcccTGTCGCCAGCCGCTACTGCGAGGCGGTGGTCGCTATCGTTCTTTGATATCGGGCGCCGCATCGGGCACGGGCACTCCGGCAAGACGTTCCTTGCGCGGGAAAAGCACAGCAAAGTCGTCGTGGCGCTCAAGGTTTTCAACGACGACTACGCCCAGCGCCACGAAGGTGGAACGAATACGGTCGAGCGTGCGATGCGACTacaggcagcggcacgacGGCACTGCCCGCACATTGTAAGGCTCTACGCGTTCTTCACGGATGCGCGACGCTGTTACGCTGCGCTGGAGTACGCGGACGCTGGTGACCTCGCCAGTCACCTCCTTCGCCAGCCGCACCAACGCCTGCCTGAGGCGCAGGCCCAGGTCATTGCGTACCACGTGGCGCTGGCACTGCGGCACTTGCACGAGCAACGCGTTGTGCACCGCGCTGTGACGATGCGcaacgtgctgctgcgccgcagtgaGGCGGGAACGACCGCCAAACTCGGCGacttcgcctccgccgtgcAGCTGGCCGACGGGCGCGCTCGCTGGCTCGGCGAACTCGGCAGCTCCGATGATGGAGGGCGGTCGCTGGAGTACGCGGCACCGGAGGTCATTTGCGGCCGCGGATGGTCGTGCAAGTCTGACATGTGGGCGCTCGGTATCCTTGTGTTCGAGATGATCTGCGGTCACCACCCCTTCGACCACGTttccgcggcggcgatgaagcGGCTCAtttgcagcggtgccgcctgcCGTTCGCCGCATGCGCTGTCGCACACCGGCATGTCGTTTGTGCGGTCACTTTTATGCGTCGAtgaggcagcgcgcagcagcgctgcaacgGCACTGGCGCACCCGTTTTTGAGTGTTaaggccgccgccaccacgcctGCTGTGGCGAGCGCCATGCAGGACACGGCAGCAAGCGGCAGCACAAAACCTGCCAGGTCGGCTGcccaggcggtgccggcgagCGTAGCCGTTGCTGAGGAGTCGCGCAtggatgcggtggcgctgcctGTCAGTCGTGACTTGTCGAGCACGTTCTCGCTCGCTGCAGTGCTGGCCAACACAGAGGCTaactgcggcagcgacggaggCCACAGTCGCGGGACGGCTGCCATGAAGGCAGGCACAAACACTGCCATCAGCTGCGCGGACGCTGCTCTAGTCTCTCCGGCGCCGAGGGACAACATCCCGTACGCGTGGCGGGGTGGAAACCCATCGGTTAACTCTCTCGCCGCGACTTCGACATCGCCGACCGTCACCCCCTTTTCCACTGCCCGGCGCGTGACCGGAGCAACAAGGCATGCACATGGCGCGGCATGGCACACAGCGGATGCGGTCGCTCCAGCGGCGTCTCTGTCGTCCACCAGCTCTCCTGGCCCCTTGATGTCCTTCGCGCCTCTAACACACCCCTGGCAGGgcactgcgctgccgccctcggcGACTCTGTCGGCTTCCTCGCTCTTTGGCGCCCTGAGCAACGAGGAAGCGGATACGAGTTCGGGCCGCCGGCCGAGCGACACAAGGCTCAGGTCTCCTGGAAACGCCAGCCACCTCAGCCCGACGACGACCCTCAGCGACATGTCGGCCAGCGTGCTCTCCACGACACGAACGCCGACTACGCTCGCGTCGGGGGCAGCTCAGCCTACCGGAGGTGCGTTCACTgacagcgctgcggctgagAGTGTGCTCAGCGCCAGCTTTAAGAGCTGCAACACTCACAATCCTATCTATCTTTTCTCCCAGCAGCATCACGCCCGCCACGGCCagcagcacgagcagcaggagACCCCGGCAACATATGGCGCAGTGAGCACGGCGCGTAGCGGTGAGAGAAGGCGCAGCGAGGACACTCGAGGGGACTGCTCCGTGACCGTTAGCAGCTTGACGCCGCGCCCATCGTGTAGTGCGCGCACGGAGTGGGCCACCGAGGACGCAGAGGTGTCTCTATCATCCTTGACGGTctcgtcgacgtcgtcgtccttCATGTGCGCGGCGGTTCCTCAAGCAAGCTTTCACACCCgtgccgcagacgcgcctctGCGGCAGATGACTGGCCGCGTTGCATCGTCCATGGCAgccagcggcgcgctgcaggcaCAGCGGTTGCCGCTGACCGGCCGACTGGCCTCCTCGACCATCACTTTAACAAGCGTGAGAGGCGCATCTGGTGCCCCCAAGGCAGCAGTCACATCATCACGCTCGAGGAGACCGAGGTCAGGAACGAACAGGCTCAACAAGAGGCCGGAGTGCTCGCTGCGACTCGCCTTTGAAACATTGAGCGACGAGGACAGCTGGTGA
- a CDS encoding putative phosphatidyltransferase — MAAMSPKPTSPSPVKVFFFVPNIIGYARIATSIMAYLVARDYPALCLVLYASSFLLDAADGMAARALDQCSNFGAILDMLTDRASTAGFLVVLDSVLQPMPYRYTCVFAILLFLDVASHFCRMYASVFIQKDSHKDASDSIFWLLRMYYVKGSVMFILCIGQEFAYIFLYAWANYASVAVVGDLLWYAFAVCVVPCFLKQVVNVQQLVDGLYRIACVDAQKRGAQGKYA; from the coding sequence ATGGCGGCGATGTCTCCAAAGCCGACGAGTCCGAGTCCCGTGAAGGTCTTCTTCTTCGTGCCGAACATTATCGGCTATGCCCGGATAGCGACGTCGATCATGGCCTATCTGGTGGCCCGCGATTACCCTGCGCTGTGCCTCGTGCTCTACGCGTCCTCCTTTCTGCTGGATGCGGCTGACGGCATGGCGGCTCGTGCGTTGGATCAGTGCTCGAACTTTGGCGCCATTCTGGACATGCTCACCGATCGCGCCTCGACGGCTGGCTTCCTGGTGGTGCTTGACAGCGTACTGCAACCCATGCCGTACCGCTACACATGTGTTTTCGCCATACTTCTCTTCCTGGACGTGGCGTCTCACTTTTGCCGTATGTACGCCTCCGTCTTTATCCAAAAGGATAGCCACAAGGACGCCTCGGACAGCATCttctggctgctgcgcatgtACTACGTAAAGGGCAGCGTGATGTTCATCTTATGCATTGGGCAGGAGTTCGCGTACATTTTCCTGTACGCATGGGCGAACTACGCGAGCGTGGCGGTTGTGGGCGACCTTCTGTGGTACGCCTTcgcggtgtgcgtggtgCCCTGCTTCTTGAAGCAGGTCGTTaatgtgcagcagctcgtggATGGTCTCTACCGCATCGCTTGCGTGGACGCTCAGAAACGCGGCGCGCAAGGCAAATACGCCTGA